Part of the Sulfuriflexus mobilis genome is shown below.
CAAATCAATACCCTTGCCGCCGTTAAAATTTCCGTCCTTCTCAGCAGCAACCGAACTGGTTGTCAGGAATTGGAACGATACCCGGCGAGTAGGTTCTTTGCTTGCTAGGGACCAGTAATTCTCCAGCGCCTCAAGAGCTTTAGCATTCCCAAGGGAGATTGAGCCTTTGTGTCTTTTTACCTGTACTGCCTTTGCTGAGCCAGTACTGACAACGTCAAAATCTTCCGCCCCCTCCAGATAAATAACCTCTTCTCCATCCCTCAGCCTGAGCCAAGCGTCGATTGACCACCAAGCCTGATAAATTATCCCGTCTATGGAGTCGACAGCCTGTCGACGAGAGTCGCCAGTCAGCTCACGAAGAGGATTGGCGTCCTCTATCTGAGAATTTGCAGATTTTATATCTACGTCAGGTGGAGGGTTATCATTATTCATAGTCTGGACTGCAGTTTTCAGAACTAAAAGCTGCTTAATGCCCCCTTAGGAAATGCACACCCCTACAATACAGCTACAGGACATGCTTCAATGCATTTTTGTACTTATACAAAAGCAAAAAACAGGTCTTTTCAGACGACTGTGGACTCTGTGAATCAAGGGGTCAGATCATTTGATTCGTCAATATATTACCATTTCAAGTCCACTAAGCCTTTTCTGAGTGTCCGTTAAACTAGGGTAAGTCAACCTAACCCCTTTGATTGATTATTTCATAAACTAAAAAATATGAATATAGACTTAATATATACTTATGCTGCTTTATTTGGTCGCCATTTTGAATGGCTCTTTTGAAATGTGCGTTTTTTGGCTGCTTCTTTACGATCCAAATTATTAAGTCTATCGACCAATTCAATAATAGTTTCATTTCCACCATGCACTTCTAGATATACCTTACGAACAAAACGATCAGCCCATTGAGGAACAATCCCTTTACGCTCCCATAGAGATAATGTTTGCTCTTTTGTGCCCATTAATTCAGCTAACCGTTTTTGGGACATATCTATTTCTTTACGCAAGAATCTAAATTCTGTACCTGTAAGTTTAGGTTTATAATGAATCAAATCACATGCGATCGCATGATGCAGATCTAACAGGTTCTCTATAGCTACAGTTTCACCATACGGAGTTTTACGTATCTTAAAACCATTTTTAAGGTAAATATTTCGTAAGCCACACTCCCGATAATGCAAAGGTTTTGCACTCATCGCTTTTCTCCTTAATCAAACCTGTGTTACTACAACTAATTATCTTTGTTATATTTAATTACATTACTTTTTACTGCTATTCCATAGCGGTCACTATGATAATAGGTGTTGAATCTTCATTTCTTTCTATAGCTACCACTACATTGACATTGTCACCAGCTGTAAATTGCTCAAGCCTACACTTCCAGTGACCAGTCTTTATATCTTCGTATGGCCCTTCAAGTATTCCACCGGTCTTAAGAACACGTAGCACTTGTGTCATCGACACTTTACGCTGCCGCATTCTTTTTTTTGCGTGACTCGACCACTCAACACGATCTGTTTCCTGTGCAGCAGTTCGAATGAGTTGCAATGCTCTACGCTGGGTCATTCCAAATTTTACGACCTTTCTCACCAAACCCTCGCACCCATAATTATTATTGGTTACCTGTAAATACTATAGGTTTATGAGCATTTGTCAAACCTACTTTCTCATGTTCTATAATTCTGTATAAATAAGCTTAATTCATTAATTTCAGTTGGTTACACCTAGCTAAACCAATAAAAAAGCCCGCTTTCGCGGGCTTTGTCAGCATTTACTTACAAAGTAAGGTCTACGCTTTCTTATAAATCTCACTGCCTGTCTCAGTAAATTCCTTCGCTTTTTCCTTCATCCCAACCTCAATAGCAACCTCCACTTTCGCTCCCTGCTGCGCCGCATAGTCCCGCACTTCCTGGCTAATCTTCATCGAACAGAACTTAGGCCCACACATGGAACAAAAGTGCGCGACCTTGTGCGCCTCTTTAGGCATGGTTTCGTCGTGGTATTCGCGGGCGCGTTCCGGGTCCAGCCCCAGGTTGAACTGGTCTTCCCAACGGAACTCGAAGCGCGCCTTGGACAGGGCATTATCCCGAACCTGTGCACCGGGGAAGCCCTTGGCCAGGTCGGCGGCGTGGGCGGCGAGCTTGTAGGTGATGATGCCGTCTCGGACATCGGCCTTGTTGGGCAGGCCGAGGTGTTCCTTCGGTGTCACGTAACAGAGCATGGCACAGCCGTACCAGCCGATGTTGGCGGCACCGATGCCGGAGGTGATGTGGTCGTAACCCGGGGCGATGTCGGTGGTCAGCGGGCCAAGGGTATAGAACGGTGCCTCGTGGCAGTCCTGCAGCTCTTTATCCATGTTCTCCTTGATCATCTGCAGCGGCACGTGGCCGGGGCCCTCGATCATGACCTGCACGTCGTGCTCCCACGCAATCTTCGTCAGCTCACCGAGGGTCTCGAGTTCGGCAAACTGGGCCTCGTCGTTGGCGTCGGCAATGGAGCCGGGGCGCAGACCGTCACCGAGCGAGAACGACACGTCGTAGGCCTTCATGATCTCGCAGATGTCTTCAAAGTGCGTGTAGAGGAAGCTTTCGGTGTGATGGCTCAGGCACCACTTGGCCATGATGCTGCCGCCACGGCTGACGATGCCGGTGACGCGGTTGGCGGTCATGGGCACATAGCGCAGCAGCACGCCGGCGTGGATGGTGAAGTAGTCGACGCCCTGCTCGGCCTGCTCTATTAATGTATCGCGGAAGATCTCCCAGGTCAGGTCTTCGGCGACGCCGTTGACCTTTTCCAGTGCCTGGTAGATCGGCACGGTGCCGATGGGCATGGGTGAGTTACGCAGGATCCATTCGCGGGTCTCGTGGATGTTCTTGCCGGTGGAGAGGTCCATGAGGGTGTCGCCGCCCCAGCGGGCCGACCAGACCATCTTCTCGACCTCTTCCTCAATCGACGAGCTGACCGCCGAGTTACCGATGTTGGTGTTGACCTTAACGAGGAAGTTACGGCCGATGATCATCGGCTCGATTTCCGGGTGGTTGATGTTGGCCGGGATGATGGCGCGGCCACAGGCGATTTCACTGCGCACGAACTCGGGTGTGATCACGTCCGGGATGCTGGCACCGAAGTTCTCGCCCTTGTGCTGGCGCAGCAGGGGTTCGTAGGCCGGGTCGGCGCGCATCTCAATCAGCTTGTTGTTCTCGCGGATGGCGATGAATTCCATCTCCGGGGTGATGATGCCCTGGCGCGCGTAATGCATTTGCGTGACGTTCTTGCCGGCCTTGGCGCGGCGCGGGGTCTTGATGTGCTCGAAGCGTAAATGCTTGGTGGCCGGGTCGTTGGCGCGCTCGGTGCCAAAGGCGGAGCTGGGGCCGTCGAGCAGTTCGGTGTCATTGCGCTCTTCGATCCAGCCGGCGCGCATCGGCGGCAGGCCTCGAAGCAGATTTATATCTGCTTCGGGATCCGTGTAGGGACCGGAAGTGTCGTAGATGGTGATCGGCAGGTTGGCCTCTTTACCGTTGGCGGTCTGCGTCGGCAGGGTCGTGACCTCGCGCATGGGCACGCGGATGTCCGGGCGCGAGCCTTCGACATAGATCTTTTTCGAGTTGGGAAACGGCCGGGTGATGTCTTCAGACAGTTGGGCGGTCTTTTTAATAAACTCTTCGGGGATTGCGCTCATGCTGTTTTCCTTGCCCCCTCGGGGAGGCCTTGCGCGCAGGGGGTCAGAGTGTTCCGGACCAGCTTCCCTACGCTGATGTTAATCAGGTCAGGTTCCAAGGGTATGAATATATAAGGTTCATTCTCAGCCCCCCTTCACTACCGGGGCACCCCTAGCCAATGGTCTGATTCTACCGGAAGCCTGCCCCGTCCACCACTACAAGGAGAAAAATGCCTATAAATAATAGACTTATGCCCTGCAGGGGTAAGTCCAAACCACGTCCAAATCCATCATATGCACCCATAAAGGATACCTGTGCCGGGGTGCTTGCCTGCCGGGGGCAACCTGTTACTCTCTTGCGGCGTAGAAATAAGGATGGGGAATAGAACAATGCAGAATCCTGACCTCGAACTGGCCCGTCACAACATGGTCGTGCAGCAGGTCCGCCCGTGTGACGTCATCGACGACCACGTGCTGGAGCTGATGGAAAGCGTGCCGCGCGATGCCTTTGTTTGCGAACCCTGCCAGAAACTGGCCTACACCGATACCATGATCCCGCTTGGCCATTTCGAGGGGGATTGCCCGGTGATGATGACACCGATCGTCGAAGGTAAAATGTTGCAGGCCCTGAACGTGCAGCCCACCGAGACCGTGCTCGAGATCGGTACCGGCAGTGGCTATGTCACCGCCCTGCTGGCCAAACTGGCCCGCCATGTGCACAGTGTTGAGATCATCCCCGCCCTGAGCGCCAGCGCCAAAGACAAGCTCGCCGCCCAGCACATCCGCAACGTCACGCTCGAGGTCGGCGATGCCGCCCACGGCTGGGGGGCCCATGCCCCCTACGACGTCATTGCCATTACCGGTTCGCTGCCGGTACTGGAAGAACGGTTCCAGCAGAGCCTTAAGGTTGGTGGCCGCCTGTTTGTGATCACCGGCGAGGGCCATGCCATGCAGGCCCTGCTGATCACACGCACGAGTGACCACGAATGGCACTACGAGAGCCTGTTTGAAACCGAGATCCCCGCGCTGCTGAACGCCACCCAGCCGCAGCACTTCGCCTTTTAATTTATCTTTGGCTGATTGATACCGCTATTCCGCTTATAATCTGTCCGCCGCACTGTGCGGCCGGATGGAACCACGATGCAAAACTTCAGCGCCAGTCAATTACAGCAATACCTGAACGATAAGGAAGAGGCCCCGCTGCTGCTCGACGTGCGCGAGCCGTGGGAATTCGAGCGCTGCCACATCGAGGGCTCGGTGCTGGTGCCGATGAACCAGCTGGCCGCCCGGCTGCCGGAGCTTGACCCGCAGCGCGAAACCGTGGTGATCTGTCACCATGGCATTCGCAGCCGCCACGTCGGCATGCAACTGGAACACGCCGGTTTTAGCCATATCATTAACCTTGCCGGTGGCGTCGATGCCTGGGCGCGAGATGTGGACCCGGAGATGGCGGTTTACTGATGTCCTTATTAGAATAGATATAAAATATTATACAAATGGATGAGACCATGAAGACTGTTCGCCTGCTGACCCTGACATTGAGTTTATGCGCCCCGGCCGCCGTCTTGGCCGGCGGGCTCACGGATGCCTACCGCCAGGCGCTGGAGAGCGACCCGCAACTGCGGGCCGCCGAGGCCGCACGCGGGGCCCTCGGTGAGGCCGGGCCACAGAGTCTGGCGCTGTTGTTGCCGTCGCTGAACCTGTCGGCGAATACCACCGCCAATGACGTTGAGACCACGCAGAGTAGCTTCTTTCCGAATAACAGTGAGGAATATAACTCAAATGGTTACAACCTGACCCTGACCCAGCCGATTTACCATCACGACTACTGGGTGGGCCTGCGCCAGGCCGATGCCACCGTCGCCCAGGCCGAGGCCGACTATGCGGCGGCCAGGCAGGAGTTGATCGTGCGCGTCGCCACCGCCTATTTCGATGTGCTGGCCGCGCAGGATACCCTCGAGTTTGCCCGCGCCGAGAAAGAGGCCACCGCGCGCCAGCTGGAGCAGGCCAAGCAACGCTTCGAGGTGGGGCTTATTGCCATCACCGATGTGCACGAGGCGCAGGCACAGTACGACCTGACCGTGGCGCAGGAGATCGTTGCCGAAAACACCTTGGCGAATACCCGTGAGGCCCTGCAGGAGATCACCGGCCAGTATGACGAGGCCTTGCAGGTGTTACGCGAGGAGATCCCGCTGCTGAACCCGGAGCCATACAATATCGACGCCTGGGTGACACAGGCCCGCGATCAAAACCTCTCGCTGCGTGCCGCCGAGTTTTCCGCCACGGCCGCCAGGGAAGAGATCAACCGCCAGCGCGCCGGCCATTACCCGACCCTGGATCTTGTTGCGACACAATCCAACTCCTTATCGCACAGCATTACCGGGCGCGAGGTCGATTCGGAAACCCTGGCCCTGCAACTGAATGTGCCGCTGTTTGCCGGTGGTGCGGTAAACTCGCGGACCCGCGAGGCGCATTACCGTTCGGAAGAGGCTCGCCATCGCCTCGAGCAGACCCGCCGCAGCGTCAAGCGCCAGACGCGCGATGCCTACCTCGGTGTGCTCGCCGGCATCAGCCGCGTCAAGGCCCTGAAGCAGGCCGTGCTCTCGAATGAAAAGGCCCTGGAGGCCACCCAGACCGGTTTTGAAGTTGGCACACGCACCATCGTTGATGTGTTGTTAAGCCAACGCGAACTGTTCCGTGCCCAGCGCGACTACTCACGTTCGCGTTATGACTACCTGTTGAACACCTTCCGCCTGAAGCAGGCCGCCGGTTCACTGGCGCAGACCGATGTTGAAGCGATTAATGGCTGGCTTAAATAGATCGATGATTTCTGGCTCACAGAATCCCTTCGGGCTTACAGCATAGAACCCTATGGGTTCATCATGCATACCTTACCCACCGTACCGGAGGGTCAAGGCAATAGAACCCTATGGGTTCATCATGCATACCTTACCCACCGTACCGGAGGGTCAAGGCAATTGTGAGTACCCTAACCTTCGTCCCGAAGGTTCAGGGCAATTGCTGATTTTGGCTTAAGCCGGTTTGATCAATTAGTTTTAAGAGTTTTTCCATCGCGCCGCGGTTGCGCTCGACAACGCCCCTGGCATTCTCGCCACGCTGGTGACGCAGGTTGGGGTCACGGAAACAATCCAGGACCATTGCCGCGAGTTGCTCGCTGTCTTTCACCACGCACACGGCCTCGTCTTCGCGCAGCATGCGACCGACCTCGGTGAAGTTATAAAAACTCGGGCCAATGATAATCGGCAGGCCGAGTGCGGCGGCCTCGATCGGGTTTTGCCCGCCGGCCGGGACCAGACTGCCGCCGATGAAGGCGACATCGGAGGCGGCATAAAACAGCGGCAACTCGCCCATGCTGTCGCCGAGATAGATATCGGTGTCGCTGTCACAGCCGCGGTGTTCGCTACGGCGCACCAGGTTAAAGCCGCGCTTCTCACACAGGCTGGCGACACCATCAAAACGTTCCGGGTGGCGTGGCACCAGCACCAGCAGGGCATCGGGCTGGGCATGTTTGACCTGGGCATAGGCATCGAGGACGGACTCCTCTTCACCCTGGCGGGTGCTCGCCGCTATCCAGATGCTGCGGCCCACACCCCAGTCGCGACGCAGCACCTCGGCCTGTTCCTTCAGGCTGGCGGGAATATAGACATCGAACTTCACGCTGCCGATGATGTGCATGTGCGCGGGTTTGACGCCAAGGCTGATCAGGCGCGCGGCGTCATCCTGAGACTGTGCGGCGACAACATCAATGCTGCCCATAACGCCCTGCATGAACTTGCCAAGCTTACGGTAACCGGCCGCCGAGCGGGCCGACATACGCGCGTTGGCGAGCATGGTCGGGATCTTGCGCTGTGCGCAGTGATAAAAGATGTTCGGCCAGATCTCGGTCTCCATGATGATGGCCATGACCGGCTGCATACGGTTGAGGAAACGCCCGACGGCGCCGGGCAGGTCGTAGGGGGCATAGACGTGCATGACCTCGTCACCGAGGGCCTCACGCACACGTGCCGAGCCCGTGGGCGTGGTGGTGGTGACCAGCACCGGGTGTCCGGGATAACGTTCGCGCAGTTTATCGATGAGCGGGACGGCGGCCTGTGCCTCGCCGACCGATACGGCATGGACCCAGATGGGCGGTTTTTCCGGTTTCAGTTCGTAGAAACCAAAACGTTCCGCCCAGCGCTCACGGTAGGCCGGCGCACGCCGACTGCGCCACAGCAGGTAAACGATGAACAGCGGGGAAATAAGGTAGAGGACAGCACTGTATAGATAACGAGCCATGTTTTTATTTAATCGTTAAAGCCCAACGCAAAGGCGCAGAGACGCAAAGGACGCAGAGTATTGATATTTTTCTTTGCGAGCCTCGTAGCTTTGCACCTCTGCGTTAAATTTTTATTTTTCGCCCGCATTCAGGATTTCCATATAGGCAGTGACACCTTGCTCGACCGTCTTGAAGGGTTTGTCGTAACCGGCGGCGCGCAGCTTGCTGATGTCGGCCTGGGTGAAGCTCTGGTAACGCCCCCTGAGGTGATCGGGGAAGGGGATGTATTCGATCTGACCCTTGCCGTGAAACTTGATGACCGCCTCGGCCACTTCGCGGAAGCTTTGCGCACGACCGGTGCCGACGTTAAAGATGCCTTTCGCCTGCGGGTTATCGAGAAACCACAGGTTCACATCGACGACATCATCGATATAGATAAAGTCACGTTGCTGGCCGCCGTTGCCAAAACCGTCGGTGCCTTCGAACAACTTCGGGTTTTCGCCTTTATGGATTTGTGTGTTCAGGTGGAAGGCGACGCTCGACATGGTGTCTTTGTGCTGCTCACGCGGGCCGTAGACATTGAAGTAACGGAAGCCGGCGATCTGGATGCGGGCGCTGGGCAGGTGATGGCGCACGTATTGATCAAACTGAAACTTGGAATAGCCGTACATGTTCAGCGGCGCCTCGTTGGCGCGCTCTTCGACGAAGACGCTACCCCCGCCATACACCGAGGCCGATGAGGCATAAATGAACGGGCAGTTCTGCAGCATGCAGTAGTGCAGCAGGCGCTTGGAGTATTCGTAGTTGTTGAGCATGACGAAGCGGCCGTCCCACTCGGTGGTCGAGGAACAGGCACCCTCGTGGAAGACGCCCTTGATCTTCGCACCGAAGTTATCGCCATCACCGGCACGAGAGATGAAGTCGTCCTTGTCGAAATAATCGAGGATGTCGCAATCGGCGATATTGACAAACTTGGTGCCGTCACTGAGGTCATCGACGACGATGATGTCTTTGATGCCGCGTCGATTCAACGCCTTAACAATGTTACTGCCGATAAAGCCGGCACCGCCGGTGACGATATACACGTTACTCACTCCAGAAAAATGATTTCAGCTGCCTTCACTGACCTGACCGCGGATGGCCTCGACCATGCGTGTGGTCGAGACGCCCTCTTCGTAATCGAGGACGATGACCTCGCCGCCGTTGTCCTGCACACACTGCCCACCGGCGATGTCTTCGGGACGGTAGTCGCCACCCTTGACCAGCAGGTCGGGCAGGAGCTTGCAGATCAGGCGCTCGGGGGTGTCTTCACTGAACGCTACGACCCAGTCGACACAGCCGAGCCCGGCCAGCACGGTCATGCGTTGTTCAAGCGGGTTGATGGGGCGTTCTTCGCCTTTGAGGCGGCGCACCGAGTCGTCGTCATTGACGGCGATAATGAGGCGGTCGCCGAGCTTGCGGGCGGCCTCGAGATAACCGACGTGGCCGGCGTGCAGGATATCGAAACAGCCGTTGGTCATGACGACCCGCTCGCCGTGGGCGCGGGCATCCTCGACGATTTGCAGCAGGCTGTCTTCATCCATGCTGCCGCGGTTACCGGTCTGCTGGCTATACAGGGCACGGCGGATCTCGGCGACGCTGGCGGTGGCCGTGCCGAGCTTGCCGACCACGATCCCGGCGGCGAGGTTGGCGATGCTCATGGCCTGCTCGGCGCTCTGGCCGGCGGCCATGCTCGCGGCGAGCGCCGCGATAACGGTATCACCGGCACCGGTGACGTCATAGACCTCACGGGCCTGGGTGGGAATGTGCACGGGGACATTGGCCGGGCGCAGCAGGCTCATGCCCTTGTCGCTGCGTGTGACCAGCAGGCTGTCGAGCCCGAGACGGCGACACAGCGCCTCGCCACGTTCGGCCAGGTCGATATCGTCCGCGCAGGGGCCTACCACGCCCTCGAATTCAGACAGGTTTGGCGTGATCAGGCTGGCACCGTGGTAGTGGTCAAAGTCCATGCCCTTCGGGTCGACCAGCACCGGCTTGCTGGCCGTACGGGCGCTCTCGATCAGGGCCGGGGCGCCACGCAGGGTGCCCTTGCCGTAGTCCGAGAGCAGCACGACATCGACATCGGCGAGGTAGGTACGAAACTGCAGGAGCAGGTCCTCCGGGTTGTATTCGGCGAAACCGTCCTCGAAATCCAGGCGGATCAGCTGCTGGTGACGGCTGAGTACACGCAGTTTGGTGATAGTCGGCTGGCCGGTGAGGCGCAGGAAGTGGCACTCGACCCCGGCATCCTCGAGGCGCTGTTGCAGGGTATCAGCCGGTTCGTCGTTGCCGGTGACGCCGAGCAGGGTGACACTGGCGCCGAGGGCGACGATGTTGAGGGCGACATTGGCGGCCCCGCCGGGGCGTTCCTCGGCATCGGCGACGCGTACCACCGGCACCGGCGCCTCGGGCGAGATGCGCGAGGTATCGCCGTGCCAGTAGCGATCCAGCATGATATCGCCGATAACGAGCACATGTGCCTTGGAGAAATCGGGCAGACTAACTTTCGTGTTCTTTGACATATTGGCCGTAAATATCGGTCGTCATTGATAATTTGTGCCTATAATAGCACAGCCTCTGGAGTGAAAAGCGACCCCGAGGCGACGATTTGTCATAGGGCCGCAGGCTGCTTAGAATCACACGCTTTGTGAACCAAACCGACCCGATACCGTGAGTACTGCAAAAACCACCTTCAAGCCTTCACGCTACCTGCACCCACGTTACGGGTTGTTGTGGATGGGCCTTGGCCTGATGTGGCTGACCGCGCAGTTGCCCTACCGCCTGCAAATGGGACTGGGGAGCCTGCTCGGCTGGTTTATGTACCGGCTTGTGCCGGCACGACGGCGGATTGCCGAGATCAACCTCGAACTGTGTTTCCCGGAGTTGAGCGCAGCCGAGCGCCAACACCTGCTGCACCGTCACTTTGACTCGCTAGGCAAAGGAACGATTGAAACCGCCATGGCCTGGTGGACACCGGCATGGCGGCTGCAGCGACTACAGCACATCGAAGGCCTGCCACACCTAGAGGCGGCCCTGCAACAGGGCAAGGGTGCCATCCTGCTCAGTGCTCACTTCACCAGCCTTGAGCTCGGTGGCCGCCTGCTGGCCCTGCACCGCCCCTTTCATGTCATGTACCGTGAGCACCGCAATCCCCTGTTCGAGGCCGTGATGCGTTCCCGCCGGGAAAAAAACTTTGAGCGCGCCCATGAGCGCCAGGACATCCGCCATATCATCGGCAGCCTCAAGGCCGGCATGCCGGTCTGGTATGCACCGGACCAGGACTATGGCCGCCGGCACAGTGTCTTTGCGCCGTTCTTTGGCAAGCCTGCCGCCATGATCACCGCCACGGCACGGTTTGCGAAGATCAGCGGCGCACCCGTGGTGCCCTTCTTCCAGCAACGCCTCGAGGATGGCAGCGGTTACGCGCTACGCATCCTGCCGGCACTGGAGGGTTTCCCGAGCGGTGACGATGTTGCCGATGCGACGCGCATTAATGAAATTATTGAAGAAGAGATCCGCCGCCAACCGGAGCAATACCTGTGGGTGCACCGTCGTTTCAAGACCCGGCCCGAGGGTGAAGCACGCCCTTACCCGAAACGTAAACGCCGGGTGCGTCGCAAACGAGTCAAGACATGATCCCGACTCGTCGTTGTGCACATGTATTTCATGGTGAAAAAATCTGGTATGCCGAAGGCTGGCGGCACGCGCTCGAAAAAATTGGCGTCGCCAAGGGAAATAACTGGGCGCGGTTGAGTCCGGGGCAATTCATTTCCGGTGGTTCACCGATCACCAATTGTTACCGGGTGGAACTGGATAATGGTGAGGTCGGTTACTTCAAGCGTTATGTCTATGACATTCCGCGCCCGCAATTCTGGATGCTACCGAGCAAGGCCGCGGTTGAGGTCTTTGGTTATGCCTTTCTGCACCGCCATGGTATGGAAGTCCCGGAGGTCGTTGCCTACGGTGAACAACGTCGCCGTGGCACCCTGTTTGCCGCCTTCATCGTCACCAAAGAAATACCCGATACTATCAACCTTATGGAGTTTGCCCGTGACCAGTGGTTTGCTATGCCTGAACCGGAAAGATCGGCGACGTATACACAAATCTCTGGGCGCCTGTGTACACAGGTAAGGACAATGCATGCGGCGGGTTTCTTTCACCACGACCTGAAGTGGAAAAATATTCTCCTGCGCCATGACGAAGACGGCTGGCACCCGATCTGGATCGACTGCCCGCGCGCCGCGCACGTACGCCTGCGCAAAAGGCGTTCGGTGATCATTGACCTCGGAAGGCTCGGCCGACTCGCCGGGCACTATCTCAGCGTCAAACAACAATTGCGCTGGCTGCATGCCTACCTCGGCCCGCATGCCGGTAAAAAAGATGTGAAAAAACTTTATTATGAGGTAAAGGCGTACCTCGACCGGCGTGGCCCGCCGCATGACTATGAACTGCCGGCAGTGAAATAAGCTACTTGTGTACTTTAAAAATCAGTATCGCGTCGCCACGTTTATTGGCGGCACGATGGATCGGCTGACTACCCGCCCAGGCAATAACCTTTTCTTCAAAGCCGGTTTGTTTACGGCCGATCCGCATTACCACATAATCAAAGGATCTTAGTTCCATAAGATTTATAGGTGGCAGCTGTGCAAGACGTGTTGCGGTAAGGGCGGATGAAATAACGTCCTGGTTCATGGTTCGCCCTGAATAAT
Proteins encoded:
- the hldE gene encoding bifunctional D-glycero-beta-D-manno-heptose-7-phosphate kinase/D-glycero-beta-D-manno-heptose 1-phosphate adenylyltransferase HldE, producing MSKNTKVSLPDFSKAHVLVIGDIMLDRYWHGDTSRISPEAPVPVVRVADAEERPGGAANVALNIVALGASVTLLGVTGNDEPADTLQQRLEDAGVECHFLRLTGQPTITKLRVLSRHQQLIRLDFEDGFAEYNPEDLLLQFRTYLADVDVVLLSDYGKGTLRGAPALIESARTASKPVLVDPKGMDFDHYHGASLITPNLSEFEGVVGPCADDIDLAERGEALCRRLGLDSLLVTRSDKGMSLLRPANVPVHIPTQAREVYDVTGAGDTVIAALAASMAAGQSAEQAMSIANLAAGIVVGKLGTATASVAEIRRALYSQQTGNRGSMDEDSLLQIVEDARAHGERVVMTNGCFDILHAGHVGYLEAARKLGDRLIIAVNDDDSVRRLKGEERPINPLEQRMTVLAGLGCVDWVVAFSEDTPERLICKLLPDLLVKGGDYRPEDIAGGQCVQDNGGEVIVLDYEEGVSTTRMVEAIRGQVSEGS
- the lpxL gene encoding LpxL/LpxP family Kdo(2)-lipid IV(A) lauroyl/palmitoleoyl acyltransferase, producing the protein MSTAKTTFKPSRYLHPRYGLLWMGLGLMWLTAQLPYRLQMGLGSLLGWFMYRLVPARRRIAEINLELCFPELSAAERQHLLHRHFDSLGKGTIETAMAWWTPAWRLQRLQHIEGLPHLEAALQQGKGAILLSAHFTSLELGGRLLALHRPFHVMYREHRNPLFEAVMRSRREKNFERAHERQDIRHIIGSLKAGMPVWYAPDQDYGRRHSVFAPFFGKPAAMITATARFAKISGAPVVPFFQQRLEDGSGYALRILPALEGFPSGDDVADATRINEIIEEEIRRQPEQYLWVHRRFKTRPEGEARPYPKRKRRVRRKRVKT
- a CDS encoding lipopolysaccharide kinase InaA family protein, producing the protein MIPTRRCAHVFHGEKIWYAEGWRHALEKIGVAKGNNWARLSPGQFISGGSPITNCYRVELDNGEVGYFKRYVYDIPRPQFWMLPSKAAVEVFGYAFLHRHGMEVPEVVAYGEQRRRGTLFAAFIVTKEIPDTINLMEFARDQWFAMPEPERSATYTQISGRLCTQVRTMHAAGFFHHDLKWKNILLRHDEDGWHPIWIDCPRAAHVRLRKRRSVIIDLGRLGRLAGHYLSVKQQLRWLHAYLGPHAGKKDVKKLYYEVKAYLDRRGPPHDYELPAVK